The sequence below is a genomic window from Parcubacteria group bacterium.
AACAGAGATCACAGTACAAACAACCGCCATCACAGAGGATAGCAGGGTGTTTGTGACGGTGCGTGGCGATCAGGCAGTGGACGTGACACTTACCGTGACGGATGTTGAGAAAGGTGCATGTACAGTGCGTATCCCGGAAGCAAAAAAAGATGATGTGATCTTTGATTGGTTTGTGGTGAGGAGTGCGCAATAAAATCCCTTGATTTTGCGGTCACTGTGGATTCCCGCCTTCGCGGGAATGACATGTTGATCGATTCTGCAAAACTTTTTTTTCGTCATTTTCAACTTTCCCCTTGTCATCCCCAACTCGATTGGGGATCCATAAGTTCCCAGTAGTCTTGCAGTTTTTTTGCAGGAGTAGGCTTGTAGCCTGCTCCTTTCATTTTATTTCGTACAAAAAATATATGAAGCACAGTACAACTGTGCTCCTGCAATGTAGCAAAGGTCACACATAATTGTTGCAACGTGTGATCTTCAAAAAATTAGCACTCTTGATATGAGATTGCTAATTTTTGTTTTGTGTGATATGATGTGCCGTAGTGTATACAAAAAATCACTCTAAACTTACTATTCCATAACGCAATATATGGCAAAAAATTACTATGACATTCTCGGTATATCAAAGAGTGCTTCTGAGAGCGAGATCAAAAAAGCATATCGGACAATGGCGCACAAATATCATCCCGATAAAAATGGTGGCAATGAGGCAAAGTTCAAAGAAGTTAATGAAGCCTATCAAGTGTTGTCAAACAAAGAAAAACGTGCACAATATGATCAATTTGGTCAGACGTTCAATAATGCCGGCGGATTTTCCGCCCAAGGCGGACCAGCCTCGGGCTGGGACTTTTCACAATTCCAACAAGGCGCTGGAGGGCAGGGTTTTGAATTCAATTTTGGCGGGGATGGGATGGGGGATATTTTCTCAGAGATGTTTGGCGGGGGTGGTCGTCGTAGTCGTCGCGGACGCGATGTGCAAGTTGACGTCGAGATCAGTTTTATGGAGATGATCCATGGGGTGAAAAAGGAGATTTCCATATACAAATCCGTATGGTGCAGTCATTGTGATGGCAAAGGCGGTGAGCCGGGAAGTGGAGAAAATACATGCGGTACATGCAAAGGGAGTGGGCACATCCAAAAGCGGATGCAAACAATTCTTGGAACGATCGCACAGACGGTGATATGCGATACATGCCATGGCAAAGGGAAGACATTTGAAAAGAAATGTACAAAATGCAAAGGTGTCGGACATTATCGTGAGGAAGTGCGCGAGACAGTGGAGATCCCTGCCGGCATTCATGATGGACAAGCGATTGCGATCTCGGGTCACGGTGAGATCGGTGAGGGTGGTACGATGGCGGGTGATCTGATCGTGTCGGTGCATGTGGTGCAAGATCGGAAATTCATGCGGGACGGCAATGACATTCGCACAAAAAAACATATTTCTTTTGCGCAAGCGGCACTGGGCGATAAGGTAATGGTGGAGACAGTTGACGGCGACGTAAAGATGAAAATTCCTTCCGGCACGCAATCCGGCGAGATATATCGTATGCGCGGCAAAGGCGTGCCAAAATTACGTGGGATCGGTCGCGGAGATCATCTTGTTGAAGTGGTCGTGGATGTGCCGACGAAATTGTCGCGAGAAGAAAAAAGACTTATTGAACAATTACGCGATCTATAATTTTCTATCCCCCTTTCATAAAGGGGGATTTTATTGCAATTCATTGACTTTTTTGTGTTTTTGATGTAGGATACACATTCTTCGTTTTTTAACAACTGAAAATTTATTAAGTGGTCATTGTCGATATAATGATGCGGGAAGCATCGGGAGGAAGATGTGATGAAGAAAAAAATTTTCGTCATTATGGTAAGTGCGATGGTCTTTGGCATTGCAACCTGGATTGTCCATGATCGCTATGAGACATTCACAGGTGAATTTTTTTTAGGCATTACTCTCTTGAGTGGTGTCATAATCTCATTCTTGTGTACAAGAAGAGAAAAGGAAAAAAAAGAACATGAAAACATCATCAGGCAACTGCAGGAAAACACAGTTTCGTGCAACAAAAGTCAACTGGAGATCTATTTTTTACACACACCGCTTGCGGTAATTGAATGGAATTTGGATTTTACCGTACGGTCATGGAATGATAAGGCGCAGGAGATTTTTGGATATTGCGCACAGGAGATGATCGGTAAGCATGCAAAGTGTCTTGTGCCGGTGTGCCATCAGGACAAAATCGTGGCAGTTGGTGATAATTTGCTCAAAGGAGGTCTTGGACAAGAAAATATTTTTAAAAACATCACGAAAGATGGTCGCATAATCTATTGTGAATGGATCAATACACCGATCAAGGAGCGGACTGGATGTATTTTATCAGTGTATTCTCTCGTGCAAGATATCACACAAAAATATTGTGCGGAAAATGATCTGCGAGACAGTCAGGAGAAGCTTGATAGGATTCTCAGCGCTTTGCATGATCTTGTTTTTGTGATCGAAGATGATGGCAGGATCAGTTATGCCAATGCAGTGGCACATGACTTGGTTGGCGTGCCAATGGAGAGGCGTGGCAATGTACATTTTTCCGAAATTTTAAGTGATGATGATCAGAAAATCGCACGCAGGAGAATCGAGCTGGCGATCAAAACACAACGCGTATTATCTCCGCAAGTCTATCATTTACGAAAAATAGATGAGGACAATGCGGACGTGCCGGTGGAAATTGTCGCCGTGCCATTTGTGGAAGGAGGTAAACAAAAAGTTCTCGGTGTGGCGCGAGTGATTTCCGATCGGTTGGAATTGGACGAAAAGAGATCACAAGAAGAACGGATGCAATCTATCGGTGTCATGGCAGGAGGAATCGCACATGATTTCAATAACTTGCTCATGGTCATCGAAGGACATGCATCAATGCTCAAAATGAATGGTCTAAAAGATGCTGATAGACATCTGGAAAGCATCATGACGGCAGTACAACGGTCTGTGGCTTTGACGCAACAGTTACGTACTTTTGCAAAAGGGGGCGTTTCAGTCAAAGAGGTAACTTCTGTTGCGCGAGTGATCAGGGAAACCGCAAGTTTGGTACTTGGCTCCAATTCACCAAGTCGTTGTGATTGTGATTTTGCAAACGATCTCAAGGATTCCTTTGTAGATCCAAAGCAGATCGGGCAGGTCTTTCAAAATCTCCTGATCAACGCAAGTCATGCGATGCCGAACGGAGGAATTATTCGTGTCGTTGGAAAAAATGTGAAGATCGATGAAGAAAATCAGTTATTGATTAATCCGGGAGAGTATGTGCAATTCTCTGTACAAGATTCTGGTATAGGAATTGCACACAAATATCTTTCAAAGATCTTTGAGCCATATTTCACAACAAAAGGTTCAAGAGAAGGCACAGGACTTGGTCTTACGGTGGCATATTCTATCATCAAAGAACACGGAGGATATATCAGCGTGGAATCAGCTCTTGGTGAAGGAACGACATTTCATGTTTATCTACCCGCCACCACATCGAAAGAATTGGGTGTGGTAGTGGTAAAAGAAAAAGAGGGTCGCAATAGATCCCTCTCTATACTTCACGTGGAGGATCAGGATGCCAATGGAGATTTGATGGTGGAAATATTACACGCGTTTGGGCATAGTTGTGAATCAGTTGTCGATGGATCAATGGCACTTCCATTGTACAAAAGCGCGTGTGAGACAGGGAAGTGTTTTGATCTGGTTATTACAAACCTCACGATTCCTGGTGGAATGGGTGGCTTGGAACTCATAGAAAAACTGCGAAACTATGATAAGAACGTAAAATTTATCATTACATCGGGATATGCGAAAAATCTGCCTGAGGAGTATAAGGAGATATTTTTGCAGAAACCATTTAATATTTCGAAGATGAAAGAGTTGATTGATGTTGTCGTGAATGGACGATAATATCAAACCACTGTTGCATACATATGCGACAGTGGTTTTTCTTTTTTTTAAAAAAAGTGATATAATGTCATCATAAAAATAAATCTAAAAAAATGGAAAATACAAAGATCAAAATGATCGCAATAGGAACGCTTGCTATTGTGGCTTTTTTTGCCACCTATTTTTTTATCGCCCACAAAAATAACAAAGAAAATATCGCAAATCAATTCAAGCCAAATGGCGTTTCTCTCATTTCGCAAAACAACAATGAATTTACACTAAACCTTGTATTTAATGGTGGAGACAAACCTGGCATTTCCAGTATCAGGTATGTTGCTCTCCTCTATAAAGTCAGTGACAATGGGGAGATTATGGGAGATTCTCCGATGGATACAAAGAGCTATGATGATCACATCATTATCGGCAAAAATGATGGAAAATCTATCACAAAAAACATATCATACGTTGCGCCGGATTATCTTGATGGAAAGTATGTACTGGTTGTGAATTATCTTGCAGAATCCGGTAATCAGATCGATTCTTTTATCGTGGGCAATGTCAATTTACAAAGTCAAAACACCGGTTTTCTTGAGATCCTTCCAGATACATGTTTTCTCCAAGTAGAAGGAGAAGATCCAAATATCAATCACGCCAATGGACAAGGTGTTGATATCAAAAGGGACGAAAACATCATTGTCACCTGCACTGTAAAAAACCATTTTGATAAAGAAGTGACTACCAATGTAAAATTTAAAAACTTTTTTATCACGCATGAATTAAACGAGTCTGTGGAGCAGGAAGGATTAACTTTCAGCACGGTTTCATTTGATGCAGATGTAACAAAAAACATTTCTCTCTCAATCGCAAAGGCACTTGTGCCACAAGCATATGATGTCGGTCTTTATCTCACGGATACTTCCGGCACACAGATCTCAAACATGGCATACTTTCACTATGTCATTGCAGGAGAAAGCGCACGCATTCTCAATGCAACACTGGACAGCGATCATTATGCGCAAAACACACCGATCACAGCAACGATATCCTATGGCGGTTCAGCGGACAATTTTGATGGCGCACGACTCGGTGGCACAAAAAATGAAAAATTAACTGCAGAGATCGATGTGCGCAATCAAGCAGGTCAAAGTTGTCTGGCAGAAGAAAAGATCACTGATCTCAGTACGGAAAAGATCGTTGATACAAATATTGTAATGAATGCAACAAGAGAATGTGCCAATCCTTTTATCGTGGCAACGATCCGCGGAAAGGATGGTGTAGTATTGGATACGAGAACATTTTTGCGTGATACTAAATAACTCTATGACATACAAAAATATGATCATCAAAAAACAATGCAATATCTTTGGCGCAATATTATTTGTCAGTATTCTTTTTGTCGGAGTACTGATCGGCACAGAAAATGCGCGTGCATGGTGTACGGGCAATTATGAGGATCTCGGTTGGTGTGCCAGTGGAAATACGAAGCGCTTTTATTATGATGGAAGCAACCAATGTGTCAATGAACCGTGTGGTAACTGCAATTTCCCAAAATGCGGTACTGCAAATGGTGGAACATTTACAACTGCGCCCGTGGCCACCACTGCGAACTATGCTGCGACATGGGGAC
It includes:
- the dnaJ gene encoding molecular chaperone DnaJ, whose amino-acid sequence is MAKNYYDILGISKSASESEIKKAYRTMAHKYHPDKNGGNEAKFKEVNEAYQVLSNKEKRAQYDQFGQTFNNAGGFSAQGGPASGWDFSQFQQGAGGQGFEFNFGGDGMGDIFSEMFGGGGRRSRRGRDVQVDVEISFMEMIHGVKKEISIYKSVWCSHCDGKGGEPGSGENTCGTCKGSGHIQKRMQTILGTIAQTVICDTCHGKGKTFEKKCTKCKGVGHYREEVRETVEIPAGIHDGQAIAISGHGEIGEGGTMAGDLIVSVHVVQDRKFMRDGNDIRTKKHISFAQAALGDKVMVETVDGDVKMKIPSGTQSGEIYRMRGKGVPKLRGIGRGDHLVEVVVDVPTKLSREEKRLIEQLRDL
- a CDS encoding PAS domain S-box protein, whose protein sequence is MKKKIFVIMVSAMVFGIATWIVHDRYETFTGEFFLGITLLSGVIISFLCTRREKEKKEHENIIRQLQENTVSCNKSQLEIYFLHTPLAVIEWNLDFTVRSWNDKAQEIFGYCAQEMIGKHAKCLVPVCHQDKIVAVGDNLLKGGLGQENIFKNITKDGRIIYCEWINTPIKERTGCILSVYSLVQDITQKYCAENDLRDSQEKLDRILSALHDLVFVIEDDGRISYANAVAHDLVGVPMERRGNVHFSEILSDDDQKIARRRIELAIKTQRVLSPQVYHLRKIDEDNADVPVEIVAVPFVEGGKQKVLGVARVISDRLELDEKRSQEERMQSIGVMAGGIAHDFNNLLMVIEGHASMLKMNGLKDADRHLESIMTAVQRSVALTQQLRTFAKGGVSVKEVTSVARVIRETASLVLGSNSPSRCDCDFANDLKDSFVDPKQIGQVFQNLLINASHAMPNGGIIRVVGKNVKIDEENQLLINPGEYVQFSVQDSGIGIAHKYLSKIFEPYFTTKGSREGTGLGLTVAYSIIKEHGGYISVESALGEGTTFHVYLPATTSKELGVVVVKEKEGRNRSLSILHVEDQDANGDLMVEILHAFGHSCESVVDGSMALPLYKSACETGKCFDLVITNLTIPGGMGGLELIEKLRNYDKNVKFIITSGYAKNLPEEYKEIFLQKPFNISKMKELIDVVVNGR